From one Candidatus Hydrogenedentota bacterium genomic stretch:
- the mnmA gene encoding tRNA 2-thiouridine(34) synthase MnmA: MSHRARIIVAMSGGVDSSVAAALLVEQGYDVIGMTMRVASGEGRESSDKACCTLDAANDARRVADALGIPHYVLNYVQRFEKEVISDFIQEYMAGRTPNPCARCNQRVKFGALYEKALAIEADRIATGHYARVEQRSGKSVLRRALDLNKDQSYTLAGLAQDQLRRAMFPLGDLTKERTREIARSLGLGTAEKPESQEICFVPDDNYRNFLAQRVDVPAPGPIVNTQGQVVGVHSGLMHYTVGQRKGLGIASERPYYVVKLDVANNTLVVGREEDTFIEFFSVGQMIWGLEDADSGPFDCLVQIRYKNRAVPCTAHPDGERLTIQFHEPQRAVTPGQWAVLYDKYDYVLGAGIIERDR; the protein is encoded by the coding sequence ATGTCTCACCGTGCGCGTATTATTGTTGCTATGAGCGGGGGAGTGGACAGCTCCGTCGCGGCGGCCCTTCTTGTCGAACAAGGGTATGACGTCATCGGAATGACCATGCGAGTGGCGTCGGGCGAAGGGCGGGAATCGTCCGACAAGGCGTGTTGCACGCTCGACGCGGCCAACGACGCGCGCCGCGTGGCCGATGCCCTCGGGATTCCTCACTATGTGCTCAATTACGTGCAGCGATTTGAAAAGGAAGTCATCTCCGACTTCATCCAAGAATATATGGCGGGAAGGACTCCCAACCCCTGCGCACGGTGTAACCAGCGCGTGAAGTTTGGCGCCCTCTACGAGAAGGCACTCGCCATTGAGGCGGATCGCATTGCCACGGGGCACTATGCGCGTGTCGAGCAGAGGTCCGGTAAGTCCGTGCTGCGGCGCGCGCTGGATCTGAACAAGGACCAGAGTTACACGCTTGCAGGGCTGGCTCAAGATCAACTTCGCCGCGCCATGTTCCCCTTGGGAGACTTGACCAAGGAGCGGACGCGGGAAATCGCGCGATCGCTTGGACTGGGTACGGCGGAGAAGCCGGAGAGCCAGGAGATTTGCTTTGTGCCCGACGACAATTACCGGAACTTCCTGGCGCAACGCGTGGACGTGCCGGCTCCGGGCCCTATTGTGAATACCCAGGGGCAGGTCGTCGGCGTGCATTCGGGATTGATGCACTACACGGTAGGTCAGCGGAAGGGGTTGGGGATTGCCTCCGAACGGCCCTACTACGTGGTGAAGTTGGATGTTGCGAACAATACACTCGTCGTGGGACGCGAAGAAGACACGTTTATCGAGTTCTTCTCTGTAGGCCAGATGATCTGGGGATTAGAAGATGCCGACAGCGGTCCCTTCGATTGCCTGGTGCAGATTCGCTATAAGAACCGGGCGGTTCCATGCACCGCGCATCCAGACGGGGAACGACTTACCATTCAGTTCCACGAACCCCAGCGCGCAGTAACCCCTGGACAATGGGCCGTGCTCTACGACAAGTACGATTACGTACTCGGTGCGGGAATCATCGAGAGGGACCGATAG
- a CDS encoding response regulator transcription factor codes for MKVLIAEDDPNTREGLAEVLQREGYDTVCAANGTEALDVFEREKPDFVCLDIMMPGVDGYEVCREIRRRQTLTPIIFISAKSEEMDKVVGLELGADDFIMKPFGVREVIARIRAVTRRCLAARRHDPAVESFSLLDVEVFPLELRARRGNESIDLSLRDVKILQLLHRKSGQVVTRNEFFDECWGIDYLPNSRTLDQHISQLRKRIERDPQAPAIIKTVHGVGYRYEK; via the coding sequence ATGAAAGTACTGATAGCCGAAGACGACCCCAATACACGCGAAGGGCTTGCGGAAGTACTCCAACGCGAAGGCTACGACACGGTTTGCGCGGCCAACGGCACGGAAGCGCTCGATGTGTTTGAGCGTGAGAAACCCGACTTCGTGTGTCTCGACATCATGATGCCCGGGGTAGACGGATACGAAGTCTGCCGCGAAATTCGACGCCGCCAGACGCTCACTCCAATCATCTTCATCAGCGCCAAATCCGAAGAGATGGACAAGGTCGTCGGCCTCGAACTGGGTGCGGACGACTTCATCATGAAACCGTTCGGCGTGCGCGAAGTCATCGCCCGCATTCGCGCCGTTACCCGACGCTGCCTCGCCGCGCGAAGACACGATCCGGCAGTCGAATCGTTCAGCCTGCTCGACGTCGAAGTGTTTCCTTTGGAGCTGCGCGCTCGTCGCGGCAACGAGTCCATCGATCTCAGTCTTCGCGATGTGAAGATCCTGCAACTCCTCCACCGCAAATCAGGACAAGTCGTCACTCGCAACGAGTTCTTCGACGAATGCTGGGGCATCGACTACCTCCCCAACAGCCGTACCCTCGACCAGCACATCTCCCAATTGCGCAAACGCATCGAGCGAGACCCGCAAGCCCCCGCTATCATCAAGACCGTCCACGGCGTTGGATACCGCTACGAAAAATAG
- a CDS encoding polymer-forming cytoskeletal protein gives MLEARQKRSVGDARVVTIIGQGTTIIGDIKSKGSVRIEGVVSGKVHSDESITVHETGRVKADLVSGTISISGEVEGNVTASERLDIVSPGKLVGDITAPRVAIAEGVLFEGKCVMKAVGTDPALAAPPEQQALPNPDLQRRPV, from the coding sequence ATGCTTGAAGCTCGACAGAAGCGCTCCGTGGGAGACGCGCGTGTTGTGACGATTATCGGTCAAGGGACCACGATAATCGGGGACATCAAGTCGAAAGGCTCGGTGCGTATCGAAGGCGTTGTTTCGGGCAAGGTGCATAGTGACGAAAGCATCACGGTTCACGAAACGGGCCGCGTGAAGGCGGATCTGGTTTCGGGGACTATTTCCATAAGTGGCGAAGTTGAGGGCAACGTGACTGCTTCCGAGCGGCTCGACATCGTATCGCCGGGCAAACTGGTCGGAGACATTACCGCGCCGCGAGTCGCCATCGCCGAGGGCGTTTTGTTCGAAGGCAAATGCGTCATGAAGGCGGTGGGCACTGACCCGGCTCTGGCCGCGCCACCCGAGCAGCAAGCGTTGCCGAATCCTGATCTCCAACGCCGCCCCGTCTGA
- the lptB gene encoding LPS export ABC transporter ATP-binding protein, which produces MNAIGLVKQFKRRSVVNNVSIELNPGEVVGLLGPNGAGKTTTFRMIVGMLRPTRGTIWFCGKDVTKFPMYKRARAGMAYLPQEPSVFRKLTVRQNILAVLEHQKLKSAERKQRAEELMTDLSILHLADSPAYTLSGGERRRTEICRALATRPKAFLLDEPFAGIDPIAVADLQDIVSALKNIGIGVLITDHNVRETLEITDRAYIISEGQISVAGTSQEIANDPIARRTYLGDRFRMDFE; this is translated from the coding sequence ATGAACGCCATTGGACTGGTCAAGCAGTTCAAGCGCCGGTCCGTCGTCAACAACGTTTCCATCGAACTGAATCCCGGCGAAGTCGTCGGCCTCCTGGGCCCCAACGGAGCGGGCAAGACAACTACGTTTCGCATGATTGTCGGCATGCTTCGGCCCACGCGCGGCACAATCTGGTTCTGCGGCAAAGACGTAACCAAGTTCCCCATGTATAAACGCGCTCGCGCTGGAATGGCCTACCTGCCCCAAGAACCCTCGGTCTTTCGAAAACTGACCGTGCGGCAAAACATACTGGCCGTGCTCGAACATCAAAAGCTCAAAAGCGCCGAACGAAAGCAACGCGCCGAAGAGCTCATGACCGACCTCAGCATACTTCACCTCGCCGACAGCCCCGCCTACACCTTGTCTGGCGGTGAACGGCGTCGCACCGAGATATGCCGCGCGCTGGCAACGCGACCCAAAGCGTTCCTGCTCGACGAACCCTTCGCAGGCATCGACCCCATCGCCGTGGCCGATCTGCAAGACATCGTATCCGCGCTGAAAAACATCGGCATCGGTGTGCTCATCACCGACCACAACGTCCGCGAGACCCTCGAAATCACCGACCGCGCCTACATCATCAGCGAAGGCCAAATCTCCGTCGCCGGTACGTCGCAGGAAATCGCCAACGATCCCATTGCGCGTCGTACCTACCTCGGCGACCGCTTCCGCATGGACTTCGAATAG
- a CDS encoding VWA domain-containing protein yields MTPMTRTALRHFSRAILALLLLGAIAWAESVDVALEIANPVLLKNQKTTTYLRLSMTGKEPADAEHRAPVNVAFVIDKSGSMQGEKIARAKEAIRMAIEKLRSDDIVSVVAYDTNVRVLVPATKLTDKQPVYSAVAQLNADGSTALFAGVSKGATELRKFLDKDRVNRIVLLSDGIANVGPSSPGDLAELGTSLGREGIAVTTIGLGLDYNEDLMTKLAQSSDGNHMFAENAADLEQTFMREFGDVLTVVAQEVKVEINCADGVRPVRMLGREADIAGQKVTLTLNQLYGGQTKYAIVEVEVPVNFAADSPGTVSDIAGALVKYRDIEGQSPHSFTRMVSTRFTDSSEEVEKNVNTDVMTAAIYQIGVERNIMAMQLRDEGKVEEARQALFSNVYYLEQNADLYGDAKLKEEAARNSSNAANVATPFWGLERKKMKADQYQSINQQKAR; encoded by the coding sequence ATGACTCCCATGACTCGAACCGCACTGCGGCACTTCTCCAGGGCCATACTCGCCTTACTTCTCCTGGGCGCAATTGCGTGGGCCGAATCCGTCGATGTCGCGCTCGAAATCGCCAACCCAGTCTTGCTGAAGAATCAGAAGACAACCACCTACCTTCGCCTGTCCATGACCGGCAAGGAACCCGCCGACGCCGAACATCGTGCGCCCGTGAATGTTGCGTTTGTGATCGACAAATCGGGTTCAATGCAGGGCGAGAAGATCGCTCGCGCTAAAGAGGCTATCCGCATGGCCATCGAAAAGCTCCGCAGTGACGATATTGTCTCTGTCGTCGCGTACGACACGAATGTGCGCGTACTGGTGCCCGCAACAAAACTCACTGACAAGCAGCCGGTCTACAGCGCCGTTGCGCAGCTCAACGCGGATGGGTCCACGGCGCTCTTCGCGGGTGTAAGCAAAGGCGCAACGGAACTCCGCAAGTTTCTCGACAAGGACCGCGTCAACCGCATTGTTCTTCTGTCCGACGGAATCGCCAACGTGGGGCCGAGTTCGCCCGGCGACCTCGCCGAACTCGGCACTTCACTGGGACGCGAAGGCATCGCCGTAACCACCATTGGCCTGGGTCTCGACTACAACGAAGACCTCATGACAAAGCTTGCGCAATCGAGCGATGGCAACCACATGTTCGCGGAAAACGCCGCCGACCTGGAACAAACATTCATGCGCGAATTCGGCGACGTGCTGACCGTCGTCGCGCAAGAGGTGAAAGTGGAAATAAACTGCGCGGATGGCGTGCGGCCCGTCCGCATGCTGGGGCGCGAGGCGGACATCGCCGGACAGAAAGTCACGCTTACGTTGAACCAGCTATACGGCGGGCAGACCAAGTACGCCATCGTGGAGGTCGAAGTTCCGGTGAACTTTGCGGCAGATAGTCCAGGTACCGTAAGCGACATTGCGGGCGCGCTCGTCAAGTACAGAGACATAGAAGGTCAGTCGCCCCATTCGTTTACGCGCATGGTAAGTACAAGATTCACGGACTCCTCCGAAGAAGTCGAAAAGAACGTCAACACCGATGTGATGACCGCCGCAATTTATCAAATCGGCGTCGAACGAAATATCATGGCTATGCAACTCCGCGATGAAGGCAAGGTCGAGGAAGCACGCCAGGCCCTTTTCAGCAATGTCTACTACCTGGAACAGAACGCCGACCTGTATGGAGATGCGAAACTGAAGGAAGAGGCCGCACGAAACAGTTCGAATGCTGCAAATGTGGCGACGCCGTTCTGGGGGCTCGAGCGCAAGAAAATGAAGGCCGATCAGTATCAAAGCATCAATCAGCAGAAGGCCCGGTAA
- a CDS encoding HAMP domain-containing histidine kinase yields MKPKLAVIYFLIIVAPLAAVTWLGIVVSRNETAMVRVRFNELMAGRLNDIAAQISALLEQRERELMAQWPTDALTAELLRERARSSGIVRQYFVLDPRGTLLYPSPAETLTKDEQDFLTRTRTIWERSEIPGPETETQAQSTAVQQDSVNPITQFKKAAPPPVTIKGWHSGYWGSGIQLLFWWREESGRLVGAELNEVRLMADIVGLLPEASALPDARIELNDSQDAVVYQWGDYLGTEGNRAPVQLALAPPLGSWHLSYIVPDDSQGAPLWFGMASGIATLALACAGLAVYFYRENTRALREAQQRVTFVNQVSHELKTPLTNIRMYAEVLQEDLSETDERIRRRLDVIVSESQRLSRMIGNVLTFSRNERQLLTLHPSPGNAGDVLRNVASQFDTPLRNRGIHIDLDTSNCRVAAFDRDAFEQIAGNLLSNVEKYAIGGDSVRITCKQENDTLILEVADNGPGIPAPHHERIFKPFYRVSDRINDGVAGTGLGLTIARELARLHGGDLTLEPSERGAHFKITLHAPIHLMEDQS; encoded by the coding sequence GTGAAACCGAAATTGGCCGTCATTTACTTCCTGATTATTGTCGCTCCGCTTGCCGCAGTGACGTGGCTGGGGATCGTTGTGTCGCGCAACGAGACCGCGATGGTCCGTGTACGGTTCAATGAACTGATGGCCGGGCGTCTAAACGATATTGCGGCGCAAATCTCCGCGCTGCTTGAACAGAGAGAGCGTGAACTAATGGCGCAGTGGCCGACAGACGCTTTAACGGCCGAGTTGCTGCGTGAGCGGGCACGCTCCTCCGGAATCGTACGGCAGTACTTTGTGCTCGATCCGCGGGGGACGCTGCTGTATCCGTCCCCTGCTGAAACACTGACCAAGGACGAGCAGGACTTTCTCACGCGCACGCGCACCATCTGGGAGCGCTCGGAAATCCCAGGGCCTGAGACAGAAACACAGGCACAGAGCACCGCCGTCCAGCAGGACAGTGTTAATCCGATTACGCAATTCAAGAAGGCCGCGCCTCCTCCTGTCACGATAAAGGGTTGGCACTCGGGTTATTGGGGCAGCGGAATCCAGTTGCTATTCTGGTGGCGGGAAGAGTCGGGCCGACTCGTTGGCGCAGAACTCAACGAAGTTCGACTCATGGCCGACATTGTGGGATTGCTCCCGGAGGCGTCGGCATTGCCGGATGCTAGAATCGAGTTGAACGACTCGCAAGATGCAGTCGTCTATCAATGGGGAGACTATCTAGGCACCGAAGGAAATCGCGCGCCCGTGCAACTCGCGCTTGCTCCACCCCTGGGCTCATGGCATCTGAGCTACATAGTCCCCGACGATAGCCAAGGGGCTCCTCTGTGGTTTGGCATGGCATCGGGCATCGCAACATTGGCCCTGGCGTGCGCAGGATTGGCGGTCTATTTCTACCGCGAAAACACGCGCGCCCTCCGCGAAGCGCAGCAACGCGTAACCTTCGTCAACCAAGTCTCTCACGAATTAAAGACACCCCTCACGAATATCCGGATGTACGCCGAAGTCCTGCAAGAAGATCTGTCGGAAACCGATGAGCGCATCCGCCGCCGGCTCGATGTCATCGTATCGGAAAGCCAACGCCTGAGCCGCATGATCGGCAACGTTTTGACCTTCAGCCGCAACGAACGCCAACTGCTCACGCTGCATCCGTCGCCGGGCAACGCGGGAGATGTGTTGCGCAATGTCGCATCGCAGTTCGACACACCCCTGCGTAACCGGGGGATTCACATTGACCTCGACACCTCTAACTGCCGTGTCGCGGCATTTGACCGTGACGCGTTCGAGCAAATCGCGGGAAATCTCCTGAGTAATGTGGAGAAATACGCGATAGGCGGCGATAGCGTGCGAATAACATGCAAACAGGAAAATGACACCCTAATCCTCGAAGTCGCGGACAATGGTCCCGGCATACCCGCTCCCCATCACGAACGCATCTTCAAACCGTTCTACCGCGTGAGCGACAGGATCAACGACGGTGTCGCCGGCACGGGCCTCGGATTGACCATTGCGCGCGAGCTCGCGCGGCTTCACGGAGGCGACCTGACGCTTGAGCCGTCGGAGCGTGGCGCACATTTCAAAATCACGCTCCATGCCCCCATACACTTGATGGAAGACCAATCATGA
- a CDS encoding M23 family metallopeptidase produces the protein MKRWTVMLIPHGAGNTRSLNLYSVQVWLVVGVFALLSFTSAFLYKSNLVARHSIDRLERDKREMGLAGAAQESPAKLSEQDRQKIEQTIREEYEARIATITGELSELYDLETRFRQINGLPPKSNTPAGYVGGAVSEEGGKGGPPTGSDVDDDVDFSRDVLMRPPSVINGVYRPSADLIVQEINLRRDSLREYESSTMAARAQVERRPAIWPVRNGKGKITSRFGYRKDPFTRDLRRHEGTDVAAPVNSSVVATGAGVVIFSGYDKYLGYCVKIDHGGDTVTVYGHLNKTTVRQGDKVRRNQEIGKLGSTGRSTGPHVHYEVRIKGKAVDAEKYLGF, from the coding sequence ATGAAGCGATGGACTGTGATGCTGATTCCCCATGGAGCGGGGAACACGCGCAGCTTAAATCTATATTCGGTTCAGGTATGGCTTGTTGTAGGCGTTTTTGCCCTCCTTTCGTTTACATCTGCCTTCCTATATAAAAGCAACTTGGTCGCTCGTCACAGCATTGACCGTTTGGAGCGAGACAAGCGCGAGATGGGCTTGGCGGGTGCGGCGCAGGAAAGTCCCGCAAAACTCTCCGAGCAGGACCGCCAGAAGATTGAACAGACCATCCGCGAAGAGTACGAGGCGCGGATCGCCACCATCACCGGCGAGTTGAGCGAGTTGTACGATCTTGAGACTCGTTTCCGCCAAATCAATGGACTTCCCCCGAAGAGCAACACGCCCGCGGGTTACGTGGGCGGGGCCGTTTCGGAAGAGGGAGGAAAGGGTGGCCCACCGACGGGTTCGGATGTGGATGATGACGTGGATTTCAGCCGGGACGTGCTGATGCGTCCGCCCAGTGTGATTAATGGGGTTTACCGGCCTTCAGCCGATCTAATTGTCCAGGAAATCAATCTGCGCCGGGACAGCCTTCGTGAATACGAGTCTTCGACGATGGCGGCGAGGGCCCAGGTGGAGCGCCGCCCGGCGATCTGGCCGGTGCGCAACGGAAAAGGCAAGATTACGTCGCGGTTCGGTTATCGCAAAGATCCGTTCACGCGAGACCTTCGCAGGCACGAAGGTACGGACGTTGCCGCGCCCGTGAATTCGTCGGTGGTGGCGACAGGCGCGGGTGTGGTAATCTTCTCCGGTTACGATAAGTATCTGGGCTATTGCGTCAAGATCGATCACGGCGGCGACACGGTGACGGTCTACGGCCACTTGAACAAGACCACGGTGCGGCAGGGCGACAAGGTCCGGCGCAATCAGGAAATTGGAAAACTCGGAAGCACCGGCCGCAGTACGGGCCCCCACGTCCACTACGAAGTTCGGATCAAGGGCAAAGCGGTGGACGCAGAAAAATACTTGGGGTTCTAG
- a CDS encoding prolyl oligopeptidase family serine peptidase, with amino-acid sequence MKLSLTSFRHIRTIAKWIPLVALCLLVSSCPDSIAGERHGSLIRDGIERTYRIFTPITTPNGWKVPLVIVLHGGGSTGNQAALYSRFDELARKERFIAVYPDAYEHHWNDGRKGTSFPSQQENIDDVGFIFALTWKIRREHTIDTSRIYVTGMSNGGMMTYRLACELPFLFAAAAPVIANLPEDLEPDCNSTTPIPMLIINGEDDPIMPWDGGEIGPELPEELPLQHRGRVISAEDTALFWAARNQCKTVGEKTYLPDSDPFDDTRVWVLPYTNGAQDSDVLLYGVEGGGHTWPGSFQYLPAFAVGEVSNDIDATQVIWEWFSTHSRD; translated from the coding sequence ATGAAGTTGTCGCTGACCTCCTTTCGCCACATTCGAACGATCGCGAAGTGGATCCCTTTGGTCGCCTTGTGCCTGTTGGTTTCCAGTTGCCCCGATTCCATTGCAGGCGAGCGCCACGGTTCGCTCATTCGAGATGGCATCGAGCGCACCTACCGCATCTTCACGCCCATTACCACACCGAACGGCTGGAAGGTACCCTTGGTCATTGTGCTGCACGGCGGCGGTAGCACCGGAAATCAAGCCGCGTTGTACTCCCGGTTCGATGAGCTTGCGCGCAAGGAACGATTCATCGCCGTGTATCCCGACGCGTACGAACACCACTGGAACGATGGCCGGAAGGGAACCTCCTTTCCCTCCCAGCAGGAAAACATCGACGACGTGGGGTTCATCTTTGCGCTAACCTGGAAAATTAGGCGGGAACACACCATCGACACATCCCGCATCTACGTTACGGGCATGTCCAATGGCGGCATGATGACGTACCGTCTCGCGTGCGAGCTTCCCTTTCTTTTCGCGGCCGCCGCGCCAGTCATCGCAAACCTTCCTGAAGACCTGGAACCTGACTGCAATTCGACCACCCCCATACCCATGCTCATCATCAACGGCGAAGACGATCCAATCATGCCGTGGGATGGTGGAGAAATCGGCCCGGAACTGCCGGAAGAACTCCCTCTGCAGCATCGCGGCCGCGTCATTTCCGCTGAGGACACAGCCCTATTCTGGGCCGCACGCAACCAGTGTAAGACCGTGGGCGAAAAGACCTATCTGCCCGACAGCGACCCCTTTGATGACACGCGCGTGTGGGTCTTACCTTATACGAATGGGGCGCAAGACTCGGATGTGCTGCTCTACGGCGTCGAGGGCGGTGGCCATACCTGGCCCGGCAGCTTCCAATACCTCCCCGCCTTCGCCGTCGGCGAAGTCAGCAACGATATCGACGCCACACAAGTCATTTGGGAGTGGTTTTCCACGCACTCGCGGGACTAG